The following proteins come from a genomic window of Sulfitobacter indolifex:
- a CDS encoding F0F1 ATP synthase subunit B: MRLTLSTLLAGLAASPAFAATGPFFSLRNTDFIVLLAFLLFIGILIYFKVPTLLIGMLDKRADGIKTELEEARALREEAQTLLASYERKHKEVQDQADRIVSSAKEDARLAAEQARADMAKSLDRRMAAAKDQISSAEAAAVKEVRDQAVTIAVAAARDVIAKQMTAAQGNKLIDDGIAQVEAKLH; the protein is encoded by the coding sequence ATGCGCCTAACACTTTCGACCCTGCTCGCCGGTCTTGCGGCATCGCCAGCGTTTGCCGCCACGGGGCCGTTCTTCTCGCTGCGCAACACCGACTTCATCGTGTTGCTGGCCTTCTTGCTGTTCATCGGTATCCTGATTTATTTCAAGGTACCAACGCTGCTGATCGGCATGCTCGACAAACGTGCCGATGGCATCAAGACCGAGCTGGAAGAAGCCCGCGCCTTGCGTGAAGAAGCGCAAACTCTGCTGGCCTCTTACGAGCGCAAGCATAAAGAGGTGCAGGACCAAGCGGACCGCATCGTGTCTTCCGCCAAGGAAGATGCCCGTCTTGCTGCCGAACAGGCGCGGGCGGATATGGCCAAGTCGCTTGATCGTCGCATGGCTGCGGCGAAAGACCAGATCAGCTCGGCCGAGGCCGCTGCTGTGAAGGAAGTTCGTGACCAAGCTGTGACCATCGCTGTGGCCGCTGCCCGCGACGTGATCGCCAAACAGATGACCGCCGCACAGGGTAACAAGCTGATCGACGACGGCATCGCCCAAGTCGAAGCCAAACTGCACTAA
- a CDS encoding DMT family transporter — MPRLSASAQGHLAMLCFSALVAGSFSLGAQVANEITPTALNTVRFALATLLVGVLAWGRGDISRAGFAAPWRYFVLAALFTLYFVLMFEGLKTAPPVAAAAVFTLVPVMAAGFAWLLMRQIMTPRMALALAIGGAGALWVIFRGDLAALLSFDVGRGEAIYFVGCISHAVYTPMVRRLNRGESAVMFTFGTLLAGTVLLALYGWQDIRATDWSALRPLVWITILYVAVFATAATVVLLQFAALRLPSAKVMAYTYLTPSWVILWELGFGNALPGGMVWGGVLMTILALYLLLREDRAEKSQKFKKLWN, encoded by the coding sequence ATGCCCCGACTGAGCGCGTCTGCGCAGGGCCATTTGGCAATGCTATGTTTCTCGGCGCTGGTGGCTGGCTCATTCTCGCTCGGGGCGCAGGTCGCGAATGAGATTACCCCGACGGCGTTGAATACAGTGCGGTTTGCTTTAGCGACGCTGCTGGTTGGCGTGCTGGCGTGGGGGCGGGGCGATATCAGCCGCGCAGGATTTGCCGCGCCTTGGCGATACTTCGTGCTGGCGGCGCTCTTTACCCTGTACTTCGTGCTGATGTTCGAGGGGCTGAAAACCGCACCACCAGTCGCTGCGGCGGCGGTCTTTACGCTCGTCCCGGTGATGGCGGCGGGGTTTGCGTGGCTGCTGATGCGGCAGATCATGACCCCGCGCATGGCGCTGGCACTGGCGATTGGTGGGGCCGGGGCGCTTTGGGTGATCTTTCGCGGCGACCTCGCGGCGCTTTTGTCGTTCGATGTTGGGCGCGGGGAGGCGATCTATTTCGTCGGCTGCATCAGTCACGCAGTCTATACACCGATGGTGCGCAGGCTGAACCGAGGCGAAAGCGCGGTGATGTTCACTTTTGGCACGTTACTGGCGGGCACGGTGTTACTGGCGCTCTACGGGTGGCAAGATATCCGCGCGACGGACTGGAGCGCGCTGCGTCCCCTGGTTTGGATCACTATATTATACGTTGCGGTCTTTGCCACGGCGGCCACGGTGGTCTTGCTGCAATTCGCAGCGTTGCGGCTGCCGTCGGCCAAGGTGATGGCCTATACCTACCTCACGCCAAGCTGGGTAATCCTGTGGGAATTAGGCTTTGGCAATGCGCTTCCGGGCGGGATGGTTTGGGGAGGCGTCCTGATGACGATTCTGGCGCTTTACCTGCTGCTGCGCGAAGATAGAGCGGAAAAATCACAAAAATTCAAAAAGTTGTGGAATTAA
- a CDS encoding AtpZ/AtpI family protein codes for MTSPDQRQQMEQLEAKLAAAKQRGAPKPRADEHYSQANMAWRMVIELVAGLGIGFGIGYGLDVLFGTLPIFMVLFVMLGLAAGVKTMLRTAKEIQDKQQAELAEQDTPHSGKDEGA; via the coding sequence GTGACCAGCCCGGACCAACGGCAGCAGATGGAGCAGCTTGAGGCCAAACTGGCAGCTGCGAAACAACGCGGCGCACCCAAGCCCCGAGCGGATGAGCATTATTCTCAGGCCAATATGGCATGGCGGATGGTGATCGAACTTGTGGCCGGTCTTGGGATCGGTTTCGGCATCGGATACGGGCTTGATGTGCTGTTTGGCACGCTGCCCATCTTCATGGTGCTTTTTGTAATGCTGGGCCTTGCGGCGGGGGTGAAGACGATGCTCCGCACCGCTAAGGAAATCCAGGACAAACAACAGGCCGAATTGGCCGAACAGGATACGCCCCATTCGGGCAAGGACGAGGGAGCCTGA
- a CDS encoding F0F1 ATP synthase subunit B', translated as MATETTSDGLADATGIVTHAAETPGMPQLNFDHWGNQIFWLILALIATYFILSRVALPRIGAVLAERQGTITNDIAAAEDLKVKAQEAEAAYDQALIDARAEAQQIVAQAKADMQADLDIEMAKADAEIAAQVAESEKAIAEIRASAMVNVQAVAKDTAEALVAALGGTADATTVDAAVDARMKG; from the coding sequence ATGGCAACTGAAACAACCAGCGACGGGCTGGCCGACGCGACCGGCATTGTGACCCATGCCGCCGAAACGCCGGGCATGCCGCAGCTGAACTTTGATCACTGGGGCAACCAGATTTTCTGGCTGATCCTGGCACTGATCGCGACTTACTTCATCCTGTCGCGCGTGGCTCTGCCCCGTATCGGTGCGGTTTTGGCTGAACGCCAAGGGACCATCACCAATGACATCGCTGCCGCCGAAGACCTGAAGGTCAAGGCGCAGGAAGCCGAAGCCGCCTATGACCAAGCCCTGATCGACGCCCGTGCCGAGGCACAGCAGATCGTGGCCCAAGCCAAAGCGGACATGCAGGCTGATCTGGATATCGAAATGGCCAAGGCCGATGCCGAAATTGCCGCTCAGGTGGCAGAATCGGAAAAAGCCATCGCCGAAATTCGTGCGAGCGCCATGGTCAACGTACAAGCCGTTGCCAAGGATACCGCAGAAGCTCTCGTCGCCGCTCTGGGTGGCACGGCAGATGCAACCACTGTTGATGCCGCCGTTGATGCGCGGATGAAAGGATAA
- a CDS encoding F0F1 ATP synthase subunit C, with product MEGQLAHIGAGIAGLGTGIAALGVGNVAANFLSGALRNPSAAASQTATLFIGIAFAEALGIFSFLVALLLMFAV from the coding sequence ATGGAAGGTCAACTCGCACATATCGGCGCAGGCATTGCAGGTCTCGGCACGGGCATCGCAGCCCTGGGTGTCGGCAACGTTGCCGCCAACTTCCTGTCCGGCGCACTGCGCAACCCGTCGGCAGCCGCAAGCCAGACAGCGACCCTGTTCATCGGCATCGCTTTCGCAGAAGCTCTGGGGATCTTCTCGTTCCTCGTCGCTCTGCTGCTGATGTTCGCCGTCTAA
- a CDS encoding ArsR/SmtB family transcription factor: MTQDLDQVFAALADPTRRAILAMLLEDDMAVTDVAEPFEMSLAAISKHLGVLTAARLISQEKRGRVKWCKLEPDALRNASVWMQGFGQFEPVNLDAFERFLEIELPDAGEGAARSGSE, encoded by the coding sequence ATGACCCAAGACCTAGATCAGGTATTTGCCGCCCTCGCCGACCCAACCCGCCGCGCCATCCTAGCGATGCTGTTGGAGGACGATATGGCCGTGACGGATGTGGCCGAGCCTTTTGAGATGTCGCTTGCGGCAATCTCAAAACATCTGGGCGTGCTGACGGCAGCCAGGCTCATCAGTCAGGAAAAACGGGGGCGGGTGAAATGGTGCAAGCTGGAACCGGATGCGCTGCGAAATGCGTCGGTTTGGATGCAGGGGTTCGGGCAATTCGAGCCGGTGAACCTAGATGCCTTCGAGCGATTTCTAGAAATCGAATTGCCTGATGCGGGCGAAGGCGCAGCGCGCTCAGGGTCAGAGTAG
- a CDS encoding chromosome segregation SMC family protein: MRFSKLRLTGFKSFVDPTDLVISDGLTGVVGPNGCGKSNLLEALRWVMGENRPTAMRGGGMEDVIFAGAASRPARNFAEVSLHLDNSDRLAPAGFNEQDALEIVRRITRDVGSAYKVNGKDVRARDVQMLFADASTGAHSPALVRQGQIAELINAKPKSRRRILEEAAGISGLYQRRHEAELKLNGAEQNLARVDDVIEQLASQLATLARQARHAARYREIGEALRHAEGLLLYRRWREADEARGKAEDELRARVTSAAEAEAQVRRMAKGREEAEAVLPALREEEAISAAVLQRLATQRDTLSDQEARAAALIETLTGRITQLARDIEREGGLNRDAEETIERLEREAQELAAAGEGHDSALDAAAEAAREAAEVLQAREGDLSQHTEDVARLAARHSSAERLLQDSRKTLEKSEAEARKARDAVAQSQATLDKAGVDFAEAQQAEAAAVTAAAAADAALLAAEETRADTQSREADARAERSEAEGETNALRAEAAALAKLVERDTAEGGQILDRLQVEHGFEKALGAALADDLRAPEVDADGPSGWSVLPGYLEAQPLPGGVTPLTQHVSVPEVLERRMSQIGLVDPDAGTRLQAQLLPGQRLVSPEGDLWRWDGFRAWAEDAPSAAALRLQQLNRLEVLKQALEQASQRADGARAAHETLQRQLAEQADADKRAREARRDADRLVADAGRALSRAEADRNLAESRLESLGLAVKRHEEAAIAARAEVQEAERTREGLDDLSAARAQVEDIRMTVEASRITMMSRRSAHDELRREGEARTRRAQDVTKEVSNWRNRLETAGKRTAELIERKTASEVELADASAAPAEIAAKREELTGAITAAEARRALATETLSAAETALKAATDAERDAERQASDAREARARAEARSDAARETVSHTAERIQDERQVTADALRATLNIEADEIPRAETLEEDVNRYKRQRDSLGAVNLRAEDDAKEVREEHDALLTEKADLEEAIKTLRSGIAGLNREGRERLLTAFEQVNANFSMLFTHLFGGGEANLVMVESDDPLEAGLEIMCQPPGKKLSTLSLLSGGEQTLTAMALIFAVFLANPAPICVLDEVDAPLDDANVTRFCDLLDEMCRQTDTRFLIITHHAVTMARMDRLFGVTMGEQGVSQLVSVDLKKAETLVA, translated from the coding sequence TTGCGCTTTTCCAAACTCAGACTGACCGGCTTCAAAAGCTTCGTGGACCCCACAGACCTCGTCATTTCAGACGGGCTGACCGGGGTCGTGGGGCCAAACGGCTGCGGTAAATCCAACCTCCTCGAAGCGCTGCGGTGGGTCATGGGTGAAAACCGCCCAACTGCGATGCGCGGCGGGGGCATGGAAGATGTGATCTTTGCCGGGGCCGCCTCGCGCCCTGCGCGCAACTTTGCCGAAGTCTCGTTGCACCTTGATAACAGTGACCGGTTGGCGCCTGCGGGCTTTAACGAGCAGGACGCGCTAGAGATCGTGCGCCGCATCACCCGCGATGTGGGCAGCGCCTATAAGGTGAACGGCAAAGACGTGCGCGCCCGCGATGTGCAAATGCTTTTCGCCGATGCGTCGACGGGCGCCCATAGCCCGGCGTTGGTGCGGCAGGGGCAAATTGCTGAGCTGATTAACGCCAAGCCAAAGAGCCGTCGGCGCATTCTGGAAGAAGCTGCCGGGATTTCCGGGCTTTACCAGCGGCGTCATGAGGCGGAACTTAAGCTGAACGGCGCAGAGCAAAATCTCGCCCGCGTCGATGATGTGATCGAACAGTTGGCTTCGCAACTCGCGACGCTGGCCCGCCAAGCCCGTCACGCCGCGCGGTATCGCGAGATTGGCGAGGCGCTGCGCCACGCTGAGGGTCTGCTGCTGTATCGCCGCTGGCGCGAGGCGGATGAGGCCCGAGGCAAAGCAGAAGACGAACTGCGTGCCCGCGTTACGTCGGCAGCCGAGGCCGAGGCGCAGGTGCGCCGGATGGCCAAGGGGCGCGAGGAGGCGGAAGCCGTTTTGCCCGCGCTGCGCGAAGAAGAGGCGATCTCTGCCGCCGTACTGCAACGGCTCGCCACGCAACGCGACACACTGAGCGATCAAGAGGCGCGCGCTGCCGCGTTGATTGAGACCCTGACCGGCCGCATCACTCAGCTCGCGCGCGATATTGAACGCGAAGGTGGGTTGAACCGCGATGCCGAGGAAACGATCGAGCGCCTTGAGCGCGAGGCGCAGGAATTGGCCGCTGCGGGCGAGGGTCATGACAGCGCGCTTGATGCAGCCGCTGAGGCTGCGCGTGAAGCGGCTGAGGTGCTTCAGGCCCGCGAAGGGGATCTGAGCCAACATACAGAGGACGTCGCCCGTCTGGCCGCGCGTCATAGCTCGGCAGAGCGTCTGCTTCAGGACAGCCGCAAAACGCTGGAGAAGTCAGAGGCCGAAGCCCGCAAGGCCCGTGATGCCGTGGCGCAAAGCCAAGCGACGCTCGACAAAGCCGGTGTGGACTTTGCAGAGGCGCAGCAGGCCGAAGCCGCCGCTGTCACTGCCGCTGCCGCTGCCGATGCGGCCCTCTTGGCCGCCGAAGAAACGCGTGCTGATACCCAATCGCGCGAAGCCGACGCCCGCGCGGAGCGATCTGAGGCCGAAGGCGAAACCAATGCCCTGCGCGCCGAAGCCGCGGCGCTGGCGAAGCTGGTTGAGCGTGACACGGCTGAGGGCGGGCAAATCCTCGACCGGTTGCAGGTTGAACACGGGTTTGAAAAGGCACTTGGCGCAGCCTTGGCAGACGATCTGCGGGCCCCTGAGGTTGATGCAGATGGTCCGTCGGGCTGGTCGGTACTCCCGGGGTACCTGGAGGCGCAACCCCTGCCTGGGGGGGTGACGCCGCTGACGCAGCATGTCTCGGTCCCTGAGGTGCTTGAGCGCCGCATGAGCCAGATCGGGCTGGTCGATCCGGACGCGGGTACGCGGCTTCAGGCGCAGTTGTTGCCGGGGCAGCGGCTGGTCTCACCCGAGGGTGATCTGTGGCGTTGGGACGGCTTTCGCGCTTGGGCTGAGGACGCGCCTTCGGCTGCAGCGCTGCGTTTGCAACAGCTGAACCGGTTGGAAGTATTGAAGCAAGCGCTGGAGCAAGCAAGCCAGCGCGCCGATGGCGCACGGGCTGCGCATGAAACATTGCAACGCCAATTGGCCGAGCAGGCAGACGCGGATAAACGTGCCCGCGAAGCGCGGCGCGACGCGGACCGTCTGGTTGCGGATGCGGGCCGCGCGCTGAGCCGGGCGGAAGCTGATCGAAACCTTGCCGAGAGCCGATTGGAATCCCTTGGGCTTGCGGTAAAGCGCCACGAAGAGGCTGCGATAGCCGCCCGCGCGGAGGTGCAGGAGGCCGAGCGCACGCGCGAGGGGCTGGACGACCTTTCAGCGGCGCGCGCGCAGGTTGAGGACATTCGTATGACGGTCGAGGCGTCGCGGATCACCATGATGTCGCGTCGCTCGGCTCATGATGAACTGCGCCGCGAAGGCGAAGCGCGCACCCGCCGCGCGCAGGACGTGACGAAGGAAGTCAGCAATTGGCGGAATCGCTTGGAAACGGCGGGCAAACGGACTGCTGAACTGATCGAGCGCAAGACCGCGTCCGAGGTGGAGTTGGCCGATGCCAGCGCCGCGCCTGCAGAGATCGCGGCCAAACGTGAAGAATTGACTGGTGCGATCACCGCTGCCGAAGCGCGTCGGGCGCTTGCGACGGAAACGTTGTCTGCTGCAGAAACGGCACTGAAGGCAGCCACAGATGCCGAACGGGATGCCGAACGGCAGGCCTCTGACGCGCGCGAAGCCCGCGCGCGGGCCGAAGCCCGCAGTGACGCCGCCCGCGAGACCGTCTCGCACACCGCCGAGCGCATTCAGGACGAACGGCAAGTTACGGCTGATGCGCTGCGCGCTACGCTCAATATCGAAGCAGACGAGATACCGCGCGCCGAAACCTTGGAAGAGGACGTGAACCGCTACAAACGCCAGCGGGATTCCTTGGGAGCGGTGAACCTGCGCGCTGAGGATGACGCCAAGGAGGTCCGCGAGGAGCACGACGCGCTTCTGACCGAAAAGGCCGATTTGGAAGAGGCGATCAAGACACTGCGCAGTGGCATTGCCGGTCTTAACCGCGAAGGGCGGGAACGGCTGCTGACGGCCTTTGAGCAGGTGAACGCGAATTTCTCGATGCTGTTCACCCATCTCTTTGGCGGCGGCGAAGCGAACCTTGTGATGGTCGAAAGCGATGATCCGTTGGAAGCCGGGCTCGAGATCATGTGCCAGCCACCGGGCAAAAAGCTCAGCACGTTGAGCCTGCTTTCAGGCGGGGAGCAAACCCTGACCGCAATGGCACTGATCTTTGCCGTGTTCTTGGCCAACCCGGCACCGATTTGTGTGTTGGACGAGGTCGACGCGCCACTCGATGACGCAAATGTGACCAGGTTCTGCGACCTGCTGGATGAGATGTGCCGTCAGACCGATACGCGATTCCTAATCATCACACACCATGCGGTGACGATGGCGCGGATGGATCGGCTCTTTGGGGTCACCATGGGGGAGCAGGGCGTAAGCCAATTGGTCTCTGTTGACTTGAAGAAAGCGGAAACGCTGGTGGCGTGA
- a CDS encoding F0F1 ATP synthase subunit A, whose amino-acid sequence MATEIQGAETGGLEFHPMDQFIVSPLFGDGASVAWYTITNATFWMALAVLATFALLVLGSARRSVVPGRMQSVAELAYGFIYKMVEDICGKEGLKFFPYIMTLFMFIVMANFLGLIPTAFTPTAHFSVTVVLALAVFITVTVVGFVKNGAAFLSLFWVSSAPLALRPVLAIIELISYFVRPVSHSIRLAGNVMAGHAVIKVFAGFAAIAVISPVSVLAITAMYGLEVLVAFIQAYVFTILTCVYLKDALHPAH is encoded by the coding sequence ATGGCAACAGAGATACAAGGCGCTGAAACAGGCGGTCTGGAATTCCACCCGATGGACCAGTTCATCGTATCGCCACTCTTTGGCGATGGCGCTTCCGTTGCTTGGTACACCATCACCAATGCCACCTTCTGGATGGCGCTGGCGGTTCTCGCGACTTTCGCTTTGCTGGTGCTGGGCAGCGCACGCCGCTCTGTCGTGCCGGGCCGGATGCAATCGGTTGCTGAGCTGGCTTACGGCTTCATCTACAAGATGGTCGAGGACATCTGCGGTAAAGAAGGGCTGAAGTTCTTCCCCTATATCATGACCCTGTTCATGTTCATCGTGATGGCCAACTTCCTCGGCCTGATCCCCACGGCCTTCACACCCACGGCGCATTTCTCGGTGACTGTGGTGCTGGCGCTGGCAGTGTTCATTACCGTAACCGTGGTTGGCTTTGTCAAAAATGGCGCTGCGTTCCTGAGCCTTTTCTGGGTGTCTTCCGCGCCGCTGGCCCTGCGCCCGGTGCTGGCGATCATCGAATTGATCAGCTACTTCGTACGCCCGGTTAGCCACTCCATTCGTCTGGCGGGTAACGTCATGGCGGGCCACGCGGTTATCAAAGTTTTCGCCGGTTTCGCAGCCATCGCTGTGATCTCTCCGGTGTCGGTGCTCGCGATTACCGCGATGTACGGTCTCGAAGTGCTGGTGGCCTTTATCCAGGCCTATGTCTTTACCATCCTGACATGCGTGTACCTTAAAGACGCGCTGCACCCCGCACACTAA